Proteins from one Longimicrobium sp. genomic window:
- a CDS encoding sigma-54 dependent transcriptional regulator, which translates to MVTTEKPRILIIDDDRAFRVGTGALLADEGYDVDAEPGGDPGLERLRREHYDMVLLDLKMQGRTGLSVLEELRGSGNDVPVLMLTGYATVDSAVQALKLGADDYITKPCDNAVLRSKIKAVLARREPVLGAGAARLVGNTPKMRDVLRAIARVAPTESTVLLRGATGTGKELIARAIHEESPRRSKPFVAVNCSALAEGLLESELFGHARGAFTGAVSERKGLFEEANGGTIFLDEIGDVSPAMQAKLLRVLQEREVVRVGTSRPVQVDVRIVAATHQDLEAMAEEGKFRKDLYFRLKVFQIRVPELRERPEDVPALAAAALARWNERVEPHRRVAGLSDEAVEVLRAYDWPGNVRELMTAVEYACIVCDGKRILPCHLPEEVREGPVSEPVSHEGNGKKAEARAPEPAKRYQAPDAEREREAIRTALEEANGNRTKAAAALGMGRTTLWQKLKEYGL; encoded by the coding sequence GTGGTGACGACCGAAAAGCCCAGGATCCTGATCATCGACGACGACCGCGCCTTCCGCGTGGGAACGGGCGCGCTGCTGGCCGACGAGGGCTACGACGTGGACGCCGAGCCGGGGGGCGACCCCGGCCTCGAGCGCCTGCGCCGCGAGCACTACGACATGGTGCTGCTCGACCTGAAGATGCAGGGGCGCACCGGGCTCTCGGTGCTGGAGGAGCTGCGCGGCTCGGGGAACGACGTCCCCGTGCTGATGCTCACCGGCTACGCCACCGTGGACAGCGCGGTGCAGGCGCTCAAGCTGGGCGCCGACGACTACATCACCAAGCCGTGCGACAACGCCGTCCTGCGCTCCAAGATCAAGGCGGTGCTGGCCCGGCGCGAGCCGGTGCTGGGCGCCGGCGCGGCGCGGCTGGTGGGGAACACGCCGAAGATGCGCGACGTGCTGCGCGCTATCGCGCGGGTGGCGCCCACCGAGAGCACCGTGCTGCTGCGCGGCGCCACGGGCACGGGGAAGGAGCTGATCGCGCGCGCCATCCACGAGGAGAGCCCGCGCCGGTCGAAGCCGTTCGTGGCCGTCAACTGCTCGGCGCTGGCCGAGGGGCTGCTGGAGAGCGAGCTGTTCGGCCACGCCCGCGGCGCGTTCACGGGGGCGGTGTCGGAGCGCAAGGGGCTCTTCGAGGAGGCGAACGGGGGGACGATCTTCCTGGACGAGATCGGCGACGTCTCGCCCGCCATGCAGGCCAAGCTGCTGCGCGTGCTGCAGGAGCGCGAGGTGGTGCGGGTGGGCACCAGCCGCCCGGTGCAGGTGGACGTGCGCATCGTCGCCGCCACGCACCAGGACCTGGAGGCGATGGCCGAGGAGGGGAAGTTCCGCAAGGACCTCTACTTCCGCCTCAAGGTCTTCCAGATCCGCGTCCCCGAGCTGCGCGAGCGCCCCGAGGACGTGCCGGCGCTGGCGGCGGCCGCCCTGGCGCGCTGGAACGAGCGGGTGGAGCCGCACCGCCGCGTGGCCGGCCTCTCCGACGAGGCGGTCGAGGTCCTGCGCGCCTACGACTGGCCGGGGAACGTGCGCGAGCTGATGACCGCGGTGGAGTACGCCTGCATCGTCTGCGACGGCAAGCGCATCCTCCCCTGCCACCTCCCCGAGGAGGTGCGCGAGGGCCCCGTCTCCGAGCCGGTGTCGCACGAGGGGAACGGGAAGAAGGCCGAGGCGCGGGCCCCCGAGCCGGCGAAGCGCTACCAGGCCCCCGACGCCGAGCGCGAGCGCGAGGCGATCCGCACCGCGCTGGAGGAGGCCAACGGCAACCGGACGAAGGCCGCCGCCGCGCTGGGGATGGGCCGCACCACGCTCTGGCAGAAGCTCAAGGAGTACGGCCTGTGA
- a CDS encoding ATP-binding protein, protein MRGLSLRVKVFFLFAGAALLIVVPALLLIADAVKRQAYQRATADVENAGAQLLRYWALRAEGLQDKVQVKAADSVATAAWLAGRERALERRLRNDADKEVVVVVDTTFRTLLGPELQREVLETAAAGGRPLVVLPDSGLPLLLAVREASRDTVRLGWVGVGERLSASGLKKQLAESNAELALLVGESVVGLTFDPDSAPRAEVEALSRAVVGQPQGATERYPVGGQTYLSRIYRVPGAGLPVRVAVFRPVAEELRIAEGITKSLFGIGFLALLTAVALAALVARIVARPTQALAEAAKRLARGDYDAPLPRDSGDEIGQLSRTFGEMRRTLAERDARLRSAQAEMIHREKLAAMGRLVAQLSHEINNPIYNIQNCLEALERRGDPGDPNREFLELAQEELARMATLTRQLLDQSRPLSDAAQPVSLNTLVHRVLTLAGPELQARGIRAETDLAADLPRVVVHPEGVQQVLANLVNNALDAMPGGGRLRLSTRADADAVEVVVEDTGTGIAEADLPHIFEAFYTTKPGVAGIGLGLFVSEGIIRGHRGRLSVESRPGDGSRFTVRLPRETLDEAAAPGEPRPDEEAAAAAA, encoded by the coding sequence ATGCGAGGACTCTCCCTCCGCGTCAAGGTCTTCTTCCTCTTCGCCGGGGCCGCGCTCCTGATCGTGGTCCCCGCGCTCCTGCTGATCGCCGACGCGGTGAAGCGGCAGGCGTACCAGCGCGCCACCGCCGACGTGGAGAACGCCGGCGCGCAGCTCTTGCGCTACTGGGCGCTCCGCGCCGAGGGGCTGCAGGACAAGGTGCAGGTGAAGGCGGCCGACTCCGTCGCCACCGCCGCCTGGCTGGCCGGCCGCGAGCGGGCCCTGGAGCGGCGCCTGCGCAACGATGCCGACAAGGAGGTGGTGGTCGTCGTCGACACCACCTTCCGCACGCTCCTGGGGCCCGAGCTCCAGCGCGAGGTGCTGGAGACGGCCGCCGCCGGGGGGAGGCCGCTGGTGGTGCTCCCCGACTCGGGGCTCCCCCTCCTCCTGGCGGTGCGCGAGGCGTCGCGCGACACCGTCCGCCTGGGGTGGGTGGGGGTGGGGGAGCGGCTCTCGGCCTCGGGGCTCAAGAAGCAGCTCGCCGAGTCGAACGCCGAGCTGGCGCTCCTGGTGGGCGAGTCGGTGGTGGGGCTCACCTTCGACCCCGACAGCGCCCCGCGCGCCGAGGTCGAGGCCCTGAGCCGGGCGGTGGTGGGGCAGCCGCAGGGGGCCACCGAGCGCTACCCGGTGGGGGGGCAGACCTACCTGTCGCGGATCTATCGGGTCCCCGGGGCGGGACTTCCGGTGCGGGTGGCGGTCTTCCGCCCGGTGGCCGAGGAGCTGCGCATCGCGGAGGGGATCACCAAGTCGCTCTTCGGGATCGGCTTCCTGGCGCTGCTCACCGCCGTGGCGCTGGCGGCGCTGGTGGCGCGCATCGTGGCGCGCCCCACCCAGGCGCTGGCCGAGGCGGCCAAGCGGCTGGCGCGGGGCGACTACGACGCGCCCCTGCCGCGCGACTCGGGCGACGAGATCGGGCAGCTCTCCCGCACCTTCGGCGAGATGCGGCGCACCCTGGCCGAGCGCGACGCGCGGCTGCGCTCGGCGCAGGCGGAGATGATCCACCGCGAGAAGCTGGCGGCCATGGGGCGGCTGGTGGCGCAGCTCTCGCACGAGATCAACAACCCGATCTACAACATCCAGAACTGCCTGGAGGCGCTGGAGCGCCGCGGCGACCCCGGCGACCCCAACCGCGAGTTCCTGGAGCTGGCGCAGGAGGAGCTGGCGCGCATGGCCACCCTCACCCGCCAGCTGCTGGACCAGAGCCGGCCGCTCTCCGACGCCGCCCAGCCGGTGAGCCTGAACACGCTGGTGCACCGGGTGCTCACGCTGGCCGGCCCCGAGCTGCAGGCGCGCGGCATCCGCGCCGAGACCGACCTGGCGGCGGACCTGCCGCGCGTGGTGGTGCACCCCGAGGGGGTGCAGCAGGTGCTGGCCAACCTGGTGAACAACGCGCTCGACGCCATGCCGGGCGGAGGGCGGCTCCGGCTGTCGACCCGCGCCGACGCCGACGCGGTGGAGGTGGTGGTGGAGGACACGGGGACGGGGATCGCCGAGGCCGACCTGCCGCACATCTTCGAGGCGTTCTACACCACCAAGCCGGGGGTGGCGGGGATCGGGCTGGGGCTCTTCGTGTCGGAGGGGATCATCCGCGGCCACCGCGGCCGCCTCTCGGTGGAGAGCCGCCCGGGCGACGGGAGCCGCTTCACCGTGCGGCTCCCCCGCGAGACGCTCGACGAGGCCGCCGCCCCCGGCGAGCCGCGCCCCGACGAGGAAGCGGCCGCGGCCGCCGCCTGA
- a CDS encoding putative glycoside hydrolase — MRATGSRRLLALAGLACALAACGESEGRTRPGGARGRGEGDSAAAARRAREDSLARWRARFGDRVPRPDSVRALYVNAWAAGSRSRMRELIRVADETEINAFVIDVKESDTYLTHDSTGIALAREIGADQRPGSKWLPQLVDTLQAHGIYPIARIVVFKDRMLAEKKPELAIRHVDGSVWLDQKGKPWVNPYHRTVWDYNVAIAREALDMGFAEVQWDYVRFPDVVEARRRTMAFPGAGGKSRADNIHDFIVYSKQQLAQYQVPVTADVFGLVTHLEGDVGIGQNWEQVITAADAVLPMVYPSHYYAGMYGFARPNAHPYEIVRISMQDAVERTRFVQQQGKKTGEIVPWLQAFTADYLHDGLTYGAGHVRSQIQAAYDAGLKSWVLWNPGSNYQVYYAALRPKDGSPSPLERGGWRPLRWEVPRGRLSKVIRQREAAERAAQAARDSAARAGGAGADSSRAVGSGKGG; from the coding sequence GTGAGAGCGACGGGTTCTCGGCGGCTGCTGGCGCTGGCGGGGCTGGCCTGCGCGCTGGCGGCGTGCGGCGAGTCGGAGGGGCGCACGCGCCCGGGCGGCGCGCGCGGGCGGGGGGAGGGCGACTCCGCGGCCGCGGCGCGGCGGGCGCGCGAGGACTCGCTGGCGCGCTGGCGGGCGCGCTTCGGCGACCGGGTGCCGCGCCCCGACTCGGTGCGCGCGCTCTACGTGAACGCCTGGGCGGCGGGGTCGCGCTCGCGGATGCGCGAGCTGATCCGCGTGGCCGACGAGACCGAGATCAACGCCTTCGTCATCGACGTCAAGGAGTCGGACACCTACCTCACGCACGACTCCACGGGGATCGCGCTGGCCAGGGAGATCGGCGCCGACCAGCGCCCCGGGTCGAAGTGGCTCCCCCAGCTGGTGGACACGCTCCAGGCGCACGGCATCTACCCGATCGCCCGCATCGTGGTGTTCAAGGACCGCATGCTGGCCGAGAAGAAGCCGGAGCTGGCCATCCGGCACGTCGACGGCAGCGTGTGGCTGGACCAGAAGGGGAAGCCGTGGGTGAACCCGTACCACCGCACGGTGTGGGACTACAACGTCGCCATCGCGCGCGAGGCGCTCGACATGGGCTTCGCGGAGGTGCAGTGGGACTACGTGCGCTTCCCCGACGTGGTGGAGGCGCGCCGGCGCACCATGGCCTTCCCCGGCGCGGGCGGGAAGAGCCGCGCGGACAACATCCACGACTTCATCGTCTACTCGAAGCAGCAGCTCGCCCAGTACCAGGTGCCGGTCACCGCCGACGTCTTCGGGCTGGTGACGCACCTGGAGGGCGACGTGGGGATCGGGCAGAACTGGGAGCAGGTGATCACCGCGGCCGACGCGGTGCTGCCGATGGTCTACCCGTCGCACTACTACGCGGGGATGTACGGCTTCGCCCGGCCCAACGCGCACCCGTACGAGATCGTGCGCATCTCCATGCAGGACGCGGTGGAGCGCACCCGCTTCGTGCAGCAACAGGGGAAGAAGACGGGCGAGATCGTCCCCTGGCTGCAGGCGTTCACCGCCGACTACCTGCACGACGGCCTCACCTACGGCGCCGGCCACGTGCGCAGCCAGATCCAGGCGGCGTACGACGCGGGGCTGAAGAGCTGGGTGCTGTGGAATCCCGGGAGCAACTACCAGGTCTACTACGCGGCGCTGCGCCCGAAGGACGGCTCGCCCTCGCCGCTGGAGCGCGGCGGCTGGCGGCCGCTGCGCTGGGAGGTGCCGCGCGGGCGGCTCAGCAAGGTGATCCGGCAGCGCGAGGCGGCCGAGCGGGCGGCGCAGGCCGCGCGGGACTCGGCGGCGCGGGCGGGAGGTGCGGGGGCGGATTCGTCTCGCGCGGTCGGCTCGGGGAAGGGCGGCTGA